A single Metarhizium brunneum chromosome 5, complete sequence DNA region contains:
- the EGD1 gene encoding Nascent polypeptide-associated complex subunit beta yields MADVQERLKKLGQAGRIGTPRRKVKRAPARSGADDKKLQQTLKKLNTQPIQAIEEVNMFKSDGNVIHFSAPKVHAAVPSNTFAIYGNGEDKELTELVPGILNQLGPDSLASLRKLAESYQNMQKEAEKGEDDDEIPDLVEGENFESKVE; encoded by the exons ATGGCTGACGTCCAGGAGCGCCTCAAGAAGCTTGGCCAGGCTGGCCGTATCG GTACTCCCCGAAGAAAGGTCAAGCGTGCGCCCGCTCGAtccggcgccgacgacaagaagctccagcagaccttgaagaagctgaacACTCAGCCCATCCAGGCAATTGAGGAGGTCAACATGTTCAAGTCGGATGGCAATGTCATTCACTTCTCTGCTCCCAAGG TCCACGCCGCTGTTCCCTCCAACACCTTCGCTATCTACGGTAATGGAGAGGACAAGGAGCTCACTGAGCTTGTCCCCGGCATCCTGAACCAGCTGGGCCCAGACTCTCTCGCTTCCCTCCGCAAGCTCGCCGAGAGCTACCAGAATATGCAGAAAGAGGCCGAGAAGGgtgaggacgacgacgagatcCCCGACCTCGTTGAGGGCGAGAATTTCGAGAGCAAGGTCGAGTAA
- the isp4_8 gene encoding Sexual differentiation process protein isp4, whose protein sequence is MGLKERFGIKSTETTGETTGADVLPNAEGTERELRRFRRQHQWDPFLDIDKLDNIDDALASGNAEKEAAIDESLIQEDSPYPEVRNSVPPTDIDVPVNTLRAWTIGAALCTVVAACNVLLSMRRTPISISSTVVQLIAYPLGCGWAKFMPAKTFKVFGRTLELNPGPFNTKEHTIITMMTAAGSSLSYAIDILLAQEIFYKQEFKWGFQILLMLSTQAMGFGVAGIARRFLIWPSSMVWPATLITCTVMYSLHDHRPSDPSATNGWKIGRYSFFLLVAGCTFLWEWFPLVIAPFLSYFMWPTWIAPNNVVVNQIFGGNTGFGLMPMSLDWATVTAFLSSPLQTPAFAILNVCAGICLMTIGAAGLAFAGPEYYRYLPISANKNFDRFAKSYNTSRILAPDFTVNETAYQQYSPILLGPTFSLSYGLGFAALMSTIMHIILFYGRDVWNRAKNSQHDEPDVHMKLMRKYKEAPEWWFMCIFAVSFAFGMIACQVWDTHLPWWAYIVCILIGAVLFIPIGMVQAITNQQTGLNIITEMIIGYMMPGRPVAMMLFKSYGYMLSYNGLNYISDMKVGHYMKIPPRSMFAAQAFAVIWLSFVQISAYNFLRGNISEICTETQKQGLTCPGARTFYNASVIWGVIGPKKVFGAGGIYSWTNWFWFIGFICPVIQYLIARRYPRSWARYVITPALFGAAGMIPPATLYFLFQWVIVGLIFNLFIRRAFFGWWSRYTYALSGALDIGTALCTVITGLGLGLSETEFPEWWGTTVWQETLDAQGKAVTRKFIQNVTKPLGPDTW, encoded by the exons ATGGGCCTCAAGGAACGCTTCGGTATCAAGTCGACTGAGACTACGGGTGAGACAACTGGCGCCGATGTCCTCCCCAACGCTGAGGGCACCGAGCGCGAGCTGCGCCGATTCAGACGCCAACATCAGTGGGATCCCTTCCTGGACATTGACAAGCTCGACAACATTGATGATGCTCTCGCCTCTGGCAATGCCGAGAAGGAGGCTGCTATTGATGAGTCTCTGATTCAGGAGGATTCGCCTTACCCAGAGGTCCGCAACTCG GTTCCTCCCACTGACATTGATGTCCCTGTCAACACTCTTCGAGCTTGGACTATTGGAGCTGCTCTCTGCACCGTTGTTGCTGCTTGCAACGTCTTGCTTAGCATGCGTCGCActcccatctccatctcgtctACCGTCGTTCAGCTTATCGCTTATCC GCTTGGTTGCGGCTGGGCCAAGTTCATGCCTGCCAAGACGTTCAAAGTATTCGGTCGCACTCTCGAGCTCAATCCTGGCCCTTTCAATACCAAGGAGCATACGATTATCACCATGATGACTGCGGCGGGCAGCTCTCTTAGCTACGCCATCGACATTCTCCTTGCACAGGAAATCTTTTACAAGCAGGAATTCAA GTGGGGTTTCCAAATTCTTCTCATGCTTTCCACCCAGGCTATGGGCTTCGGTGTTGCCGGCATTGCTCGAAGATTCCTCATCTGGCCATCGTCAATGGTTTGGCCGGCTACGCTCATTACCTGCACAGTCATGTACTCGCTTCATGACCATCGCCCGTCCGATCCCTCTGCCACCAATGGGTGGAAGATTGGTCGTTATagcttcttcctccttgtCGCTGGCTGCACCTTTCTTTGGGAATGGTTCCCTCTGGTCATTGCTCCTTTTCTGAGCTATTTCATGTGGCCTACTTGGATTGCCCCGAATAATGTTGTTGTTAACCAAATTTTCGGTGGCAATACTGGTTTCGGTCTTATGCCAATGTCTCTTGACTGGGCCACCGTTACCGCTTTCTTAAGCTCACCGCTCCAGACTCCCGCTTTTGCCATTCTCAATGTCTGTGCTGGCATTTGCCTCATGACCATAGGTGCGGCCGGCCTTGCGTTTGCTGGTCCCGAGTACTACCGATACCTCCCTATTAGCGCCAACAAAAACTTTGACAGATTTGCCAAGTCCTATAACACGAGCCGTATCCTCGCTCCGGACTTCACTGTTAACGAGACGGCTTACCAGCAATACTCGCCTATTCTCCTCGGCCCTaccttttccctttcttaTGGGTTAGGCTTTGCTGCACTTATGTCTACTATTATGCATATCATCCTCTTTTATGGACGGGATGTATGGAACCGGGCCAAAAACTCGCAACACGATGAGCCTGACGTGCATATGAAGCTTATGCGCAAGTACAAGGAAGCTCCTGAATGGTGGTTCATGTGTATTTTTGCGGTCAGCTTCGCCTTTGGTATGATTGCCTGCCAAGTCTGGGATACTCACCTACCCTGGTGGGCGTATATTGTGTGTATTCTTATTGGCGCTGTCCTCTTTATTCCGATTGGCATGGTTCAGGCTATCACCAACCAGCAAACCGGCTTGAACATCATTACAGAAATGATTATTGGATACATGATGCCCGGTCGccccgtggccatgatgctcttCAAGAGTTACGGTTACATGTTGTCATACAACGGGCTAAACTACATTTCTGATATGAAGGTTGGCCACTATATGAAGATTCCTCCCCGCAgcatgtttgctgctcaGGCTTTCGCTGTTATCTGGCTCTCATTTGTTCAGATTTCTGCTTATAACTTCCTTCGGGGTAACATCAGTGAGATTTGCACAGAAACCCAGAAGCAAGGTCTGACCTGTCCTGGTGCGCGAACTTTCTATAATGCGAGTGTTATCTGGGGAGTCATTGGCCCCAAGAAGGTCTTTGGTGCCGGTGGAAT ATATTCTTGGACAAACTGGTTCTGGTTCATTGGCTTTATTTGCCCTGTGATCCAGTATCTGATTGCCCGAAGATACCCTCGCAGCTGGGCACGCTACGTCATCACTCCTGCTCTCTTTGGTGCTGCCGGAATGATTCCTCCTGCCACCCTCTACTTCCTCTTCCAGTGGGTCATTGTTGGTCTCATCTTCAACCTTTTCATCCGCAGGGCTTTCTTTGGATGGTGGAGTCGTTACACTTATGCTTTATCTGGTGCCCTTGACATCGGCACTGCTCTCTGCACTGTCATTAccggccttggtcttggtctaAGCGAGACTGAGTTCCCCGAATGGTGGGGTACCACTGTCTGGCAAGAAACCTTGGATGCCCAAGGCAAAGCCGTGACAAGGAAGTTCATCCAAAATGTGACTAAACCACTCGGCCCTGACACGTGGTAG
- the cbp-4 gene encoding Assembly factor cbp-4, with product MPPKQPTNWRLWTKVLVGGVAISVGGPLLTMRLTPTEDELRAKYNPDLLKKSIETREERQQEFDDFVTRLKEYSKSDKPIWIVVKEEEERRKKAVLEAAKVQQKEADARREEMRREAGLGSK from the exons ATGCCGCCCAAGCAGCCTACGAACTGGCGCCTCTGGACCAAAGTCCTAGTCGG CGGCGTAGCAATCAGCGTGGGAGGACCCCTACTGACCATGAGACTCACGCCgaccgaggacgagctgCGCGCAAAGTACAACCCGGATCTACTCAAGAAGAGCATCGAGACGAGGGAGGAGCGACAGCAAGAATTCGATGATTTCGTGACGAGGCTGAAGGAGTATTCCAAATCGGATAAACCGA TCTGGATCGTGgtcaaggaagaggaagagaggcgCAAAAAGGCCGTGCTGGAAGCGGCCAAGGTGCAGCAGAAAGAGGCGGATGCTCGCCGGGAAGAAATGCGACGCGAGGCCGGCCTGGGCTCcaagtaa
- the TRI15_0 gene encoding Core trichothecene cluster (CTC) protein 15 — protein sequence MNTDTTISSTTTPSLLSFNTRNATPTSSISEHTASMTDTNTGVVVDQLPLTVAQAPSLCRLCNMQLLGLQTWRAHVKSDGHVYKLRIKVAQPGGATPPPPPSPPSTKPGEKCAAPPHTRKSHEPKVGAGQDQNADSDSDSDTEYEPSVPEFNPGQCLFCAQQSAALGDNMAHMAAAHGFSVPFRDRLAVEPETVVRHLHFVIYRRRECICCGARRSTATGAQHHMLAKGHCRFDVSPATGELYEMPQRRDAVAERVRRGVDVPVRLPSGKLVCRRGSLDAHEPRAARRPESMPGRALDPVAEREATCPNTTTSLVVARRRAGGGNGQVVRTCGSEALLAAQLSRLQVAGDRAQRRVEERKRGRLERANNTILFKHYRLDAGDGRIGRQF from the exons ATGAACACAGACACAACAATCTCGTCGACAACGACACCGTCTCTGCTAAGCTTCAATACTCGCAACGCTACGCCTACATCGTCCATATCCGAACACACAGCCAGCATGACAGACACAAACACCGGCGTTGTCGTGGACCAGCTGCCCCTAACCGTAGCGCAAGCCCCGTCCCTCTGCAGGCTCTGCAACATGCAATTGCTCGGCCTGCAGACGTGGCGAGCGCATGTCAAAAGCGACGGGCA TGTCTATAAGCTTCGAATCAAGGTAGCACAACCAGGCGGTGCcacaccgccgccgccgccatcccccCCTTCAACAAAGCCGGGTGAGAAATGCGCCGCACCACCACACACTCGCAAGTCGCACGAGCCAAAAGTCGGcgctggccaagaccaaaACGCCGACAGTGACAGTGACAGTGACACGGAATACGAACCGTCAGTGCCGGAATTCAATCCCGGGCAGTGCCTCTTCTGCGCGCAACAGTCGGCCGCGCTGGGCGACAACATGGCACACATGGCCGCGGCGCACGGCTTCAGCGTGCCGTTCCGCGACCGCCTGGCCGTCGAGCCCGAGACGGTCGTGCGGCACCTGCACTTTGTTATTTACCGCCGCCGGGAGTGCATATGCTGCGGCGCGCGGCGGAGCACCGCCACCGGCGCCCAGCACCACATGCTGGCCAAGGGGCACTGCCGCTTCGACGTGTCCCCCGCCACCGGGGAGCTCTACGAGATGCCGCAGCGTAGGGATGCCGTGGCTGAGCGGGTGCGGCGCGGCGTGGACGTGCCGGTGCGCCTGCCGTCGGGAAAGCTCGTCTGTCGCCGGGGGAGCCTCGACGCGCATGAGCCTCGGGCCGCGAGGCGACCGGAGTCGATGCCGGGCCGGGCGCTGGACCCCGTCGCCGAGCGCGAGGCGACGTGCCcgaatactactactagtcTTGTGGTCGCCCGGCGGCGGGCAGGGGGCGGAAACGGCCAAGTTGTGCGTACGTGTGGCAGCGAGGCACTGCTTGCCGCGCAGCTGTCGAGGCTGCAGGTGGCGGGGGATAGAGCACAGCGCAGGGTGGAGGAGCGCAAGCGGGGGAGGCTCGAACGAGCGAACAATACCATCTTGTTCAAGCATTACAGACTAGATGCGGGTGATGGTCGGATAGGTCGTCAATTCTAG
- the rdp1 gene encoding RNA-dependent RNA polymerase 1 encodes MPPQRIMPEPRQQNPLSHGRGSGGRIQELRTTSIPSSDSQHEWCTRPYVIIRVNNLPVDISAEYIWRWFASEGNILWIDLFDPKSVNGSMSAKIRFEPPPRLNIWDLGPVRVDHPDTRQYPNGLRLMVSLDERPPVNTLKSPRYPDKITLKLNSLGFGSMLSPSLMRVMKTVNSPGGIPLELNVRSNIMSVLFTTVSHINNRKSSKECQVRFKISNIKTILESTADNENELRHWVISLPYPPEYFEKVDNIMDTFQGNPQKWSLSDTWQRATDISPASNDAHPISIHNEAQFDDYIDIGRWTTFRLSFDPEKAENSASYLHLQAAFYDLNVLVRPGCVFDTKTDAPSLWDYLEHPLAVTASQPSALLSMPQKIHLPFEVRYQLEVCISRGVLNEYAIGIDFLQELNNLQTMDATHRLEYLVDQNEILFDPMKLFSMEDATAFVPAARIPHYCTYVRKASITPTTIRFNSPTVETSNRVVRKYSHLQDRFLRVQFVEESELVRLGKTKYKNDKIWKRVERALSQGIRIGDRQYEFLAFGSSQLRQSSAYFFCPTGHLSCEDIRAWMGQFDHIKCVAKYAARIGQCFSTTRDIKGIWEPDIKYIDDIQRDDQCFTDGVGLISKFLSQLIIEEMTLDIFDKPTAFQFRMGGCKGVLAVWPQAQGMEVHIRNSQKKFESDFQGLEIVRCAARSTATLNRQTITILESLGVPKKMFMELLKEQINWYENAAKDTSEAIKLLTKFVDENQSSLVLAELLKAGFMTDNVREPFTLNIFHLWLSWSFRLLKEKTRIHVPKSAFVLGCVDESGSLRGHSIETESSSDQLDEHKLPQIFLQLTDPSHEGKTNTIQGKCIVGRNPSLHPGDIRVVQAVNNPKLRHLKDVIVFPSKGDRPVPAMLSGGDLDGDDFFIIWDDRLIPKEWNHKPMDYQAPNPLQLDRDVTVDDLREFFVNYMKNDNLGLIAVAHLAFADMHGPKSQICLRLAELHSQAVDYAKTGEPAEFGHKMQPERWPHFMEKKSTYRSRKALGALYDEVVKHTFQFRPEWEHPFDKRILERYEFDMSTLTAAREIKAQYDSAIRRLMVQYHVETEYELYTGWVMSNTSISSNYKRQEDLGLEFDVVKQRFREQCCNIAGGSEAPQLDKFVAAMYKVTEEQVNKARNGGDDEPVGHQAETDSGEEPRPNVPFISFPWIFHWVMIRLAMGDKYKPGASVLAAARRTCLFNRHSHLQSQSETSSVAAAETPSQVDTNKDTKQRVVSDGQKTQETVGRQTTNMKENNPVQSSDAMTTGDKALQQDDEDDDTKEDISNYAMSGESGEAAFLRLAALG; translated from the exons ATGCCTCCGCAACGAATAATGCCAGAACCTCGGCAACAGAATCCTCTTTCTCACGGAAGAGGCAGTGGAGGTCGCATACAAGAACTGAGGACTACCTCGATTCCATCCTCGGACTCCCAACATGAATGGTGCACAAGACCGTATGTAATCATCAGAGTCAACAATCTGCCCGTCGACATCTCCGCAGAGTATATTTGGAGATGGTTTGCATCAGAAGGCAACATTTTGTGGATAGATCTCTTTGACCCCAAGTCTGTCAATGGAAGCATGTCTGCAAAGATTCGTTTTGAGCCTCCCCCCCGGCTCAATATCTGGGACCTAGGACCCGTCCGCGTCGACCATCCGGATACTCGACAGTATCCAAATGGGCTCCGGCTCATGGTGTCTCTTGACGAGCGGCCACCGGTTAACACACTGAAAAGTCCTAGATACCCAGACAAGATCACACTCAAGCTGAACTCTCTTGGGTTTGGTAGTATGTTGAGCCCGTCTTTGATGCGAGTAATGAAAACCGTCAATTCACCAGGAGGCATACCTCTAGAACTCAATGTGAGAAGCAATATAATGAGCGTATTGTTCACCACCGTTTCTCACATCAATAATCGGAAAAGTTCCAAGGAATGTCAAGTGAGATTTAAGATCTCCAATATTAAAACAATCCTGGAGTCTACTGCCGACAACGAGAACGAGCTACGACATTGGGTCATATCTCTGCCCTACCCTCCAGAATATTTTGAGAAAGTAGACAATATTATGGATACGTTCCAAGGAAATCCTCAAAAATGGAGTCTGAGCGATACTTGGCAACGGGCTACAGATATTTCTCCTGCTAGCAATGATGCGCATCCAATTTCTATCCACAATGAAGCACAGTTTGACGACTATATCGATATCGGGCGATGGACGACGTTCCGCCTATCTTTTGACCCCGAAAAGGCAGAAAATTCGGCATCATATTTGCATCTCCAGGCCGCTTTCTACGACTTGAATGTTTTGGTCCGTCCAGGCTGTGTCTTTGACACCAAGACCGACGCCCCTAGTTTGTGGGATTATCTTGAGCATCCACTGGCCGTAACCGCCAGTCAGCCTTCTGCTCTGCTCAGTATGCCTCAAAAGATACACTTGCCTTTTGAGGTCCGCTACCAGCTCGAGGTGTGCATATCCCGGGGCGTTTTAAATGAATATGCAATCGGCATTGATTTCTTGCAAGAGCTCAACAACCTCCAAACCATGGATGCAACCCACCGCCTCGAATACCTTGTGGACCAGAATGAAATACTATTTGATCCCATGAAGCTTTTCAGTATGGAAGATGCTACAGCCTTTGTTCCTGCCGCAAGAATTCCGCACTATTGCACCTATGTTCGCAAAGCGTCTATAACACCGACTACCATCCGCTTCAACTCTCCAACCGTGGAGACATCCAACCGAGTCGTTCGGAAGTACAGCCACTTGCAGGATCGATTTCTACGCGTGCAATTCGTCGAGGAGTCCGAGTTGGTTCGGCTTGGGAAGACCAAATATAAGAATGACAAGATCTGGAAACGCGTCGAGAGAGCTTTATCTCAAGGTATTCGCATTGGGGATCGACAATACGAATTCCTGGCATTCGGGAGCTCGCAGTTAAGACAGAGCAGCGCATACTTTTTCTGCCCCACTGGCCATTTATCCTGCGAAGATATTCGTGCATGGATGGGACAATTTGACCACATCAAGTGCGTTGCCAAATACGCAGCACGTATAGGCCAATGCTTTTCAACGACGCGGGATATTAAAGGCATATGGGAGCCTGATATCAAGTACATTGACGACATACAGCGTGATGACCAATGCTTCACCGATGGCGTGGGACTTATATCAAAGTTTCTCTCCCAGCTCATAATAGAAGAAATGACTTTGGATATATTTGATAAACCGACAGCATTTCAATTCCGTATGGGAGGCTGTAAAGGGGTTCTTGCAGTTTGGCCACAGGCCCAGGGTATGGAAGTCCACATCAGGAATTCTCAAAAAAAGTTTGAATCCGATTTCCAGGGCTTGGAGATTGTACGCTGCGCAGCTCGTTCGACTGCGACTCTAAATCGTCAAACAATCACAATATTGGAAAGTCTCGGGGTGCCGAAGAAAATGTTCATGGAGCTTTTAAAGGAACAAATCAACTGGTATGAGAATGCAGCAAAAGATACCTCGGAAGCCATCAAGTTACTCACCAAGTTTGTGGATGAAAACCAGTCTTCGCTGGTTCTTGCCGAACTTTTGAAGGCTGGGTTCATGACAGACAACGTCCGGGAGCCATTTACTCTCAATATTTTTCATCTCTGGCTATCCTGGTCATTCCGCcttttaaaagaaaagacgAGAATACATGTGCCGAAGAGCGCTTTTGTCCTCGGATGTGTGGACGAAAGTGGAAGCTTACGAGGTCATTCTATCGAGACTGAAAGCAGTTCCGATCAGCTCGACGAACACAAACTTCCTCAGATCTTCTTACAGCTCACGGACCCAAGTCATGAGGGTAAAACCAACACTATACAAGGGAAATGCATAGTGGGACGAAATCCGTCGCTTCACCCAGGAGATATTCGAGTTGTTCAGGCCGTGAATAACCCCAAGCTTCGACACTTGAAAGATGTCATCGTCTTCCCATCAAAGGGAGATCGGCCGGTTCCGGCCATGCTATCTGGGGGTGACCTTGATGGCGatgatttttttattatttgGGATGACAGACTTATTCCAAAGGAATGGAATCACAAGCCCATGGACTACCAAGCCCCAAATCCCCTACAACTAGACCGGGACGTCACTGTTGATGATTTACGCGAGTTCTTCGTCAACTACATGAAGAATGACAATTTGGGTCTGATTGCTGTCGCACATTTAGCATTTGCGGACATGCATGGACCAAAGTCACAAATAT GCTTGAGGCTAGCAGAGTTGCACTCTCAAGCCGTAGACTATGCGAAAACCGGGGAACCAGCAGAATTTGGTCACAAGATGCAACCAGAACGGTGGCCGCATTTTATGGAGAAAAAGTCGACATATCGGTCGAGGAAAGCCTTGGGGGCCTTATATGACGAAGTGGTGAAGCACACGTTCCAATTTCGTCCCGAGTGGGAGCACCCATTCGACAAGAGAATCCTGGAGAGATATGAATTCGACATGAGCACTCTTACCGCAGCCAGAGAAATCAAGGCGCAGTACGATTCTGCCATACGACGGCTGATGGTTCAGTACCATGTCGAAACCGAGTATGAACTGTACACTGGCTGGGTCATGTCAAATACCAGCATATCGAGCAACTACAAGAGACAGGAAGACCTGGGTCTCGAATTCGACGTTGTGAAGCAGCGGTTCAGAGAACAGTGCTGCAATATCGCCGGAGGCAGCGAAGCGCCTCAGCTGGACAAGTTTGTTGCTGCCATGTATAAAGTTACTGAGGAACAGGTCAACAAGGCACGCAATGGTGGCGACGATGAACCAGTCGGTCATCAAGCCGAGACCGACTCAGGCGAAGAGCCAAGACCTAATGTGCCTTTTATTAGTTTCCCGTGGATTTTTCACTGGGTCATGATTCGGCTTGCCATGGGTGACAAGTACAAGCCAGGCGCATCCGTTCTAGCCGCAGCTCGGCGGACTTGTCTGTTTAACCGCCATTCACACCTGCAAAGTCAGTCTGAGACCAGCAGTGTTGCAGCGGCTGAGACGCCGTCTCAAGTTGACACAAATAAAGACACGAAGCAGAGGGTTGTTTCTGATGGGCAGAAAACTCAAGAGACTGTTGGTAGGCAGACCACTAATATGAAGGAAAATAATCCTGTCCAGTCGTCTGACGCCATGACGACCGGTGACAAAGCTCTACAacaggatgatgaagacgatgataCGAAGGAGGACATTTCGAACTACGCAATGAGCGGTGAGTCGGGTGAGGCTGCATTTTTGCGATTAGCAGCCCTAGGGTGA
- the FCR3 gene encoding Fluconazole resistance protein 3 produces MPSGLTPPFHLRHALTGDQSTFSPPSPVASSSHAQRPCFDFLAAFLRFPALSISSLYLASSQSQSPSPTSPTRLSCIPSPSQFPSVSFCQHSVNGSTVTESEPQSHRTAMDFSSQPFPFTAGQPYQSFMSVPPLTPSNSHSAGSDDYNTASPADGFDGIPNTDQFQGFEYNQGFHNPSQHQTPGFPGPPTPPNPATYTSQQSISQLHQAASSNGPLNSTLSGARSDGADDNSHTRGGSDDDDSLTPAQSRRKAQNRAAQRAFRERKEKHVKDLEAKLAHMEAAQQQASVENERLKRDLQKVSTENEILRATSSVTNGHHISHSPEPTTTGPMRYNPTDFYSNVLQNHKNKSPSHRIVTSDDGERLLAAGAAWDFIIDHDLYKRGLVDVGDVSERLKSCALCDGQGPVFSERSIVYAMEQSVASGSDDLL; encoded by the exons ATGCCCAGCGGGTTAACGCCACCATTTCACCTCCGGCACGCATTAACTGGGGACCAGTCGACTTTCAGCCCACCATCGCCcgttgcgtcgtcgtctcaTGCCCAAAGGCCCTGCTTCGACTTTTTGGCCGCTTTCCTGCGCTTTCCTGCGCTCTCCATCTCGTCCTTATATCTCGCTTCTTCCCAGTCGCAATCTCCATCGCCTACATCGCCAACTCGCCTCTCCTGCATTCCCTCGCCCTCTCAGTTCCCGTCAGTCTCGTTCTGCCAGCACAGCGTCAACGGGTCAACCGTCACAGAGTCAGAGCCACAGAGCCACAGAACCGCCATGGACTTCTCGTCGCAACCGTTCCCCTTCACGGCTGGCCAGCCCTACCAGTCCTTCATGAGCGTTCCCCCACTGACGCCGTCCAACTCTCACTCTGCGGGCTCCGACGATTACAACACCGCTTCTCCTGCA GATGGTTTCGACGGTATTCCCAATACCGACCAGTTTCAAGGCTTCGAATACAACCAAGGCTTCCATAACCCTTCTCAACACCAGACTCCAGGCTTTCCTGGTCCACCAACTCCTCCGAATCCTGCGACATATACAAGCCAGCAATCAATCTCACAGCTTCATCAAGCTGCTAGCTCGAATGGCCCCCTCAACAGCACCTTGTCGGGAGCCAGGTCCGATGGCGCTGATGACAACAGTCATACTCGAGGGGGCAGTGACGACGATGATTCCCTGACACCTGCCCAATCGCGACGCAAAGCGCAGAACCGTGCAGC ACAACGTGCGTTCCGTGAACGGAAAGAGAAGCATGTCAAGGATCTGGAAGCAAAACTTGCACACATGGAAgcggcgcagcagcaggcgTCGGTCGAGAATGAGAGACTCAAGCGGGATTTACAAAAAGTTTCAACAGAAAACGAGATCTTGAGAGCCACGTCTTCAGTGACCAACGGACATCATATTTCGCACTCACCCGAACCAACAACAACCGGCCCCATGAGGTATAATCCTACTGACTTTTACTCCAACGTTCTTCAAAACCACAAGAACAAGTCCCCCTCACACCGTATTGTCACTTCTGACGATGGGGAGCGTTTGCTCGCTGCTGGTGCAGCTTGGGACTTTATCATCGATCATGACCTCTACAAACGAGGTCTGGTCGATGTTGGTGATGTCAGTGAAAGATTGAAATCGTGTGCCTTATGCGACGGACAAGGCCCTGTCTTTTCGGAGCGCTCGATTGTCTATGCTATGGAACAAAGCGTGGCAAGTGGCTCCGATGACCTTTTATAG